The DNA segment TGATAACAAACATCACCCACTAATTAATTATTCATGACTTATAATATATGTATCATAAGAGTAGTTTAACATAACCACATACATCATGATCGCTAGCACAGATAGAGCAAGACACGTGAAAATGAGGCGTGACATCCGTCACCAGACACTGGCTTTCTGCTCCAATGAGGCTCTTGCGCTATGCATAAGTTCTACATTTACTCTActgattttttttacattcactTTAAGGAACACTGCTGCACGCAACATTTACGGCTGCACTCCGCCAGGCTACACCAATATCCGAAGACCAAGATAGCTTGCAGCACTGCGCCCACGACGACATCAATGCACTGCCCGAGAGCTGTGGCCGGTGCAGCAATTTCTACTCCAAGTTCATAGTTCTTTCTCCAAGAGCTGCGGCATCCCTTGAGGAAATACGCGAGAGCAGGACAGCCCGCTTTGGAAAGATGCTCGCTTATTGAGACTAACGACATCAAATTTAAAGAGTGCCCAAAAAGAGCACAACACCATGCAAAGCTGCAGTGCAAGCCATGTTGTCGCCCAGATTTTCTGGGAATGCTGCGACAAAGCACGGCCATAAATATGAGCCTGTTGCCCGTGAGCAGTTTTCCAAAAAAACTGGACTGAGTGTGACACATAGTGGCACTGTATTACATGCGACAGTGCCTTGGTTGTCTGCTTCACCTGATGGTGTTTTGCAGGCAGCTGATGCACTCTTAGAAGTGAAATGTCCGTATGTAATGGATGCAGTTGACCTCATAAGGACAGGGAAGTATGATGTGAAGGAGGTCGGAGACAAATACATATTGGCAGAGAATGGCCCTAACGGGTATTGTGGCCAAGTGCAATTCTAAATGTATTGTACTGGGCACAAGTTGTGCTACTTTTACATTTGGTATGTAAAAAGTGATGCGCTTCTAATGGTGTCTTTTGAAAGTGCTTTTGTAGTTGGTCAAGTACCAAGATTACAGAAGTTCTACTTTTGTGAGCTGTTACCAGAACTGGAAAAGCAGCATGCAGAGGGCAAATTCCAATTGTGTAAGGAGTACATGAAACTGTGTGATCTGTGATGCTAGCAGTGTTGGATTTTCCAGAGTTGGAGAAGCGACCGTGCCAGCCCACTTTGTGCAAAGAATTTAGTCACATAACAGTGTAATAAATTTTATTGCCAGAATGATACTCTGATAAACTGCAATCTTGAAAGGCCACTCATTCATCCCTTCCTTCAACACTCCTGGCAATTAGAGGACCTTTTAAATTGCAGAGGCCACCGCAGACAAAAATCATGTCACTTATTGTTTTCTTTGATCGTATTGGCAGGGCATGCTTGAATATTCTAAATGTCTTCGTTCTATTTATGGCCCTTTCGACGTGTATGCGTACAGACGCAATTCTACTCGTTTGAGTTTCTTCACTCTCACTGAGCTGGGACTTTCCTGTAAAGAAACAGCAGGTTAGTCAAGTTTTGCCCACAAAATTAGGCTTGTCGCTTACCTCTTGTGAAAGAAGGAACATTGAGTTTGACGCCTTGAATGTCAAGATTTGTGCTCAGCACAAAACCTCGGTCGGCCATTACTTCATCACCTGGGCCTATAAGATCCTCCACGCCGCAGTCACTCATTATAAATTTGTCCGAAGCTCTCCCACCATATGCACGTGACACAAACATCATATAGCCATTTGGTGCAATGGCAGTGAGAAACTTAACAGTGTTATGCGCCTTATAGCTGCTGTACGTCTGAGCTCTAGCAAGCAGCTTCTCTGGCCGCTGATGGAAGACCTCCGAGCAGTCTATGATACCAGTTGTTTTCTCATAACCGTTCAGAGTAAAAGATTCTGGCATGCTGTTTCTGATTAGTGATCGTGGCAGCCACACCACAACTTTTTTCATAACCTTCTGCAACACAGACAAGGTGTAAATGAATAGCTTGTGCACATATGAAATGAATAGGACAAATATCCTTGCCAAGTGTCCGTAAAACAGACCAAAACGCATTCTCATTATGCTCAGAAGCAGCTGGTCCTCGACTGAGAGTTTTAAGAAGGTCTTGTTGCTTTCAATTGTTGCAGCTTTGACTAAGCTGTCAAAGACTGGCTTAGACAGTCCTGTATAAAATTGACAGTCCTCTTCTGTGAAGTTTGACGACAAGCCTTGCTGCTTTCCAAAAATGTGTTGCAGTCCACATTTAGAATAGGTATGGCCATTGTGGCCAATTTCTTCCAACTGTGTTGACTTGTCTCTTCTTGAGACCTGTTGAAGGAATACAACCAAGTTTAGAGGCCACAAAAAAGCAGAGTGAAACACATAGGTGtccaaatgaataataataataataattggttttttggggaaaggaaatggcgcagtatctgtctcataaatcgttagacacctgaaccgcgccaaatTTTGCAGGCTAAGGATGCTCTGGAATTAATGCACCCTTCGTACTTAGGGTAGGACTGCTGCCTATATTAGgactgctgtctatatttagctcGGAAGCAGATGCCCTGAGACCTAGCATGAGCACTTAATACAAAGAACATCTGCCAAAAAAGGTTACGCACTGTGCAATGCAACAGTCCTCAAAATGTCCTACCGCCATGAGACCAGAGTGCACGATAGTGGAGTCTTTGCATACTTTCAGTAAATGCTGCACGCCATCCACTTAGCCATTGCAgcacagaattatttaaagcAGTGATAACTGCACACATTCCAGGCTCCACTAGTACAGGAAGCATGCCTTGTAGTCCTCCCTCTTGTCTGCTTGCTGCATAATTACTTATGATTGTGATCAAAACATGTCATGCCCTTAGTTACCCTAACAAGTCAGGCAACTATCTCTATTACTGTACTGTAAAGTTAATGCAGGAATCTCTACTAGGCTTCGAATATTCTTCATGAGGAAAGTTTTTTATAATTGAATCATGCTAATAATTATCTAAGGTAAGGGACAAAATCGCAGAAACTGAACTTCAGagcagtgagctatggaatggaaaatgatggtgatgatgatggatttttatggcgcaagggcatctatggccaaagagcgccatggcacaaggtatttttcaaattgtcaaggtggggtcgaagacccatttcccaagcaattcaccctaaataagccgagcaccagaccaggggaaagcttgtacccattgtatcaccggtgggtacccggcggcactggggatcgaaccccgcacctcccgcatgcgaggcggatgctcaaccacttggccaccccTGCGGTCCCGGAATGGAAAAAAGCACAGCATTAACAGACAGGAAGAGAATATACTGGGTAGGAGAAGAAACATGAAATATATTGCAGCTGCAATGAAGTGTAAGAAATCCAGCATGGAAGGGTAAGTAATAGGAAGCGAAGACAACCACTGGTCTTTTCATGTAACAgcgtgaattccaagagaagacaagcgtagcagggagtagCAGAGACGGATGGGAGGACGAGAGGAAGTTTGCAGGGGTAAGGCGGCCACAGCTGGTGCAGAACAGGTTAATTGGAGGTCAATGTTTCGGAAAGGCCATTGTCCTACAGTAGACATAGTTATGTGGCTGGTAATGATGATGTCTGTGATTTACGACCTTACTTGGTCATCCTTGAAAAACATATATTCATTCAAACCCTAGCTGGAGACTGGAGTGTTTTCAAAATGTTTCGCACTCTATGGCAGACACTACTTGTATCAGAAGCAAGAATGCTGTCATGGAGAATTAGAAAGCCGTAACATGCCATCATCTCAGTTACATCAACTGTTTAAAAGCTATTACAGGTGTAGACCGGTAGTAGTGGCCCCTGAAGCCACTGCAAAGTAATAAAATGCTTTGTGGTCACTCACTGTTACAGTGTCTTCGTTTTGAACCTGTGGAACATCTGCTCGTGCTGCCTGGGTTGGCACCTGCACGAAAAACACCAAATAGTCAACAAGTTCAGCATACCAGGGCTCCATGTTTTTGTAAGGCATGATCTTAGAATGTTTGATGCTCTACGGTACACACCATACACAGGGCATACCAGAGCTTTATGCTTTTGTAAGGCATGATCCTAGAATGTTCGATGCTCTACGGTACCCACCTGTTTCATCAGAGGGAAAAGTATCGCTCGGGATAAAGCCCGCCTATCCCCTAACAGCTGCTGTAGGTGTCCACCAGGTGTACTAATAAGAAGACAGAGCAGTGAGCAATGGAACGGAAAAAAGCTTAGAATTCAGAGacagtgtcacatataataggaagtTTGAAATATAAGTATATAAACTAAAGAAatttggagaagacgacgagaatGACGATATGCATGACCTGTATTAActcaagaataaagaagatgaagtgttgggtgaggtgggaagagatgattggtggagcaGAGAGGAGgatgacgacaaggatgacgtgtaccaatGCCAAGGTTATAATAGCGCGAGGGATAGTGTGGCACgtggggaagaacagagaagtggaGGTTACGGCGGATCAGGAACACctcagctggaagagagcaacgtcggctactgctccggtgatctcgagttctatgATGGACTTACTGCCGTTCCTCAGCCATTCTGGGGGGTCAACgaatgacgcaaccacctgctacggccaggggtgcctccagcactgttgccacccatccgggtccactagccggcgtcgaggtggcgttcgaagcgTCATtcttgtcgtcttcgtcttctttcCTCCACCAGCATCTGTTCCCATCTCACCGAacacttcatcttctttattattGAGTTAATACACGTCGTGCTCACCGTCACCCGCATTGTCTTCTTCAAACTTCTTCAGTTTATACTCCTATTTCAAACTTCCTACTACATGTGACagacaggaagagagtagagTGGGTAGGAGAACACACGAGATATATTGTAGCTGCAATGAAGAGTCAACAAACACTCTTCGGGAAGTGTCTGCATCTCGAAGCTGTTGACAATTTTCTCTGGTTCCTTGGGAAGTACTTATGTAGAAAATGCCACATAGCCAACAAGTTCAGCAAGTTATTAGCATATTAGTTTTTTAAAAAGTGCTCTGAAGTCTCTGGTAAGCATCTCTTTATCAGGGGCAATACTATTGTCACTGACAATAAAAAATCCCTAGCCTGCTCTCGTCTTTGGCACATTGGCAGATAGCATACATGATGTCCGCCAATGGTACAGAcatctgtagcaattaaagaGAACACAAAAATTTGTGATTACTCACAATGAAATGTCCTGAAAGCATTGGCTATCTGCTTGTGTTTCCTCAGGGGGTTCCTGCATGAAAAATGTCACATAGTTGCTCAGATTTGCATACTACAGTTTCATTAATTGTAAGGTGTTTCAAATTATCCCACACTGTGAGGTAGGTGCCAGTTTTACGAGAGCCAAAACTACTGTTACTGAGAATAAAAACTTAAAAGCCATAGCATGCTCTCATCTTTGTCACATTAGCAGCTAGCGCAAATGATGTCCACCAATGGTACCGATATGTGTAGCATTTCAAGAGAACACAAAGATTTGTGGTTACTCACAGTGGAAGTGTCTGTTTCCTGAAAGTGTTGGCTATCTGCTAGTGCTTCTTCGGGTGGTTGCTGCATGAAAAATGCCACATTATCATTGAGCTCTGCATACTATACAGTTTTAATAATTGTAAGGTGTTTTCAAATTGGTACACACTGTGAGGAAGGCGTCACTTTTATGAGGCAAAACTACTATTACTGAGAATAAAAACTTGCGCTCGTCTCTCATCAGCTATGAGATATGGTATGCACAAGTATTACAGGCCCCTGTACCATTAAAAGACAATAAAAAGCTTTGAGGTTACTCACGGTGGAAGTGTCTGTGTCTTGAAACTGTTGGCTGTCTGCTTGTGCTGCCCCAGGTGGTTCCTGCATGAAAAATTCTACATATGCAGTCATCTCAGTGTACTACAGTTTCATTAACTGTAAGCTGTGTATACAAAACGCTCCACACTTTATGGTAGGCACCACTTTTATCAGAGACAAAATtagtgttcatcatcatcagactgactacatccactgcagggcaaaggcttctcccttATTTTCatatctctcccattaacccgttcctgtgtcagctgcagccaccttatccccgcaaactttttaaccTCGTCCccttaactttctgccaccccttctacgcttgccttctcttggaatccattcgaTTACACTTaataaggaccatcggttatcttgccttcgcattaaatgccctggcCAAACCCATTTTGGCTAGCATGCAATTAACCCGCATTTGATCCCTGATCCACTCTGCCTTCATTTCccttttccatagctcactgcgttgtccaaTGAGAATAAAAAAGCCATAGCATGATCTCGTCTCTCGGCAGCTAGCAGATATGCCATATACTAGCGGTACAGGCCCCTGTAGCATTGAAAAAAGCTTTGCGGTAACTCACGGCAGAAGTGTCCGAGTCTGGAGGGTGTTGGCTGTCTGCTTGTGCTGTCTCAGGTGGCTCCTGAATAAAGCATATCACGTGGTCAATCATGCCGGCGTACTACAGTTTCATTAACTGTGAGGTGTGTTTTAAAAATGCTCCCCACACTATGGTAGGCACCACTTTCATCAGAGACAAAATTattactgagaacaaaaaaagccATAGCATGCTCTTGTCAGCTAGCAGAGATGGTATCCACCGGTGTGACTCCTCTAGCATTGAAAGACAAAAATGACTTTGCAGTAAACTCACGGTGGAAGTGTATGTGTCCTGAATGTTTTGGTTGTCTGCTTGTTCTCTCTCGTGTGCTGCCTGCATGAAAAATAGCACACAGTCAATCAGCTCGGCGTACGAGAACGACAGGAATACTTTGACACATCGCAAGACAACAGAAACGAGTGTGTGCACCACGCAAGGAGCACAAAAGCATAcgacacaacaaaaaaaaaagccagacgcCACAGAGCACTGTGCAATGGCAGTCCTATCTGTGTTCTCGAGCTCTTCATACTATGGAACAAAATGAACAAGCACAATTGCCTCTGTTTGGGAAACTACACTGTATGTCTGTTTTTTTAGTTGCCCTGTGTTCTTACGCTGCTGGCTCCCATTAACACCCACCTAATGATAAGGAATTAGATTATCGCTCTTCTGGGAAAGTCGAAATTGCCTGTTGCCGCATCACAACATATTTTGAAACAATGTATACACATGAGTACCAATATTTTTAGCCTTCTGTAATCTAGATTACTGCTGGCACATAAGTGACAATAACAACAGCCAATTTTTACAAACAATGTATTGAGGAACTTCTTTCCTCACAGTCTTGGTGAACAGAACTTGCTCCAAGAGTCACGTTATCTGCCAGTGCTCACTCTGTTAGTGCTCTGCATGGGTACCTGCTTCTGT comes from the Amblyomma americanum isolate KBUSLIRL-KWMA chromosome 1, ASM5285725v1, whole genome shotgun sequence genome and includes:
- the LOC144120320 gene encoding uncharacterized protein LOC144120320, with translation MIDHVICFIQEPPETAQADSQHPPDSDTSAEPPGAAQADSQQFQDTDTSTQPPEEALADSQHFQETDTSTVPTQAARADVPQVQNEDTVTVSRRDKSTQLEEIGHNGHTYSKCGLQHIFGKQQGLSSNFTEEDCQFYTGLSKPVFDSLVKAATIESNKTFLKLSVEDQLLLSIMRMRFGLFYGHLARIFVLFISYVHKLFIYTLSVLQKVMKKVVVWLPRSLIRNSMPESFTLNGYEKTTGIIDCSEVFHQRPEKLLARAQTYSSYKAHNTVKFLTAIAPNGYMMFVSRAYGGRASDKFIMSDCGVEDLIGPGDEVMADRGFVLSTNLDIQGVKLNVPSFTRGKSQLSESEETQTSRIASVRIHVERAINRTKTFRIFKHALPIRSKKTISDMIFVCGGLCNLKGPLIARSVEGRDE